One genomic region from Vibrio cyclitrophicus encodes:
- a CDS encoding MATE family efflux transporter: MSNSISRQFWRYTIPTVAAMLVNGLYQVVDGIFIGRYVGADGLAGINVAWPVIGSILGIGMLVGVGTGALVSIHQGEKDTQGAKQILATGLTLLLAITPIVSAVLFLFADNFLFWQGAEGRVYELGLQYLHILIGASVFTLGSIAMPFLLRNDDSPNLATILMIVGAVINIVLDYLFIALYGWELMGAALATAIAQFVVTALGLAYFFSHRANLRLRWNELRLKLDVIPQIFSIGTSSFFMYAYGSMMVALHNALFSQYGDQLMIGAYAILGYIVTVYYLTAEGIANGMQPLVSYNHGARNQANIRKLLKIAMMSSVLIGVAFVLLLNAFPREFVSVFNSDEPQLVEYTVLGIRLHMFALALDGFLVVAGAYYQVVNKGSKAMFVTIGNMLIQLPFLYIMPKLYGVPGIWIAYPLSNIALSVVVMIMLYKDVKKLDAAPLETATA; the protein is encoded by the coding sequence ATGAGTAACTCAATTAGTCGTCAATTCTGGCGATACACAATTCCTACCGTAGCAGCTATGTTAGTTAATGGCCTTTACCAAGTGGTAGATGGCATTTTCATTGGTCGTTATGTAGGTGCCGATGGACTTGCGGGTATTAACGTCGCGTGGCCTGTTATTGGGTCGATCCTCGGTATTGGTATGCTAGTAGGCGTGGGTACGGGGGCGCTTGTCTCGATTCACCAAGGTGAAAAAGATACTCAAGGCGCTAAGCAGATCTTAGCAACAGGTTTAACCTTGTTGCTAGCGATAACGCCTATTGTTTCTGCAGTGTTGTTTTTGTTCGCCGACAATTTCTTATTTTGGCAGGGTGCAGAAGGGCGTGTGTACGAACTCGGCCTGCAATATTTACACATCCTGATTGGTGCTAGTGTCTTCACTTTGGGTTCGATCGCGATGCCGTTTTTACTGCGTAACGACGACAGCCCTAATCTAGCAACGATACTGATGATCGTTGGCGCAGTAATTAATATCGTACTCGATTACCTGTTCATCGCTCTATATGGTTGGGAGTTGATGGGCGCAGCATTAGCAACAGCGATTGCCCAGTTTGTAGTGACTGCACTTGGCTTAGCTTACTTTTTCTCGCATCGAGCAAACCTTCGTTTACGCTGGAATGAATTGAGACTGAAACTTGATGTGATTCCACAAATCTTCTCGATTGGTACATCAAGCTTCTTTATGTACGCTTATGGTTCGATGATGGTGGCGCTGCACAATGCGTTGTTCTCCCAGTATGGCGACCAGTTGATGATTGGTGCTTATGCGATTTTGGGCTACATCGTGACGGTTTACTACCTCACTGCTGAAGGCATCGCAAACGGCATGCAACCATTAGTGAGTTACAACCATGGTGCGCGTAATCAAGCGAACATTCGTAAGTTACTTAAGATTGCGATGATGAGTTCAGTATTGATCGGTGTTGCGTTCGTGCTACTTTTGAACGCGTTCCCACGTGAGTTTGTGTCAGTATTTAACTCAGATGAACCTCAGCTAGTTGAGTACACCGTGTTGGGTATTCGACTACACATGTTTGCACTGGCTCTTGATGGCTTCTTAGTAGTAGCGGGTGCTTACTATCAAGTTGTGAACAAGGGCAGCAAGGCGATGTTTGTGACGATAGGTAACATGCTTATCCAATTACCTTTCTTGTATATTATGCCAAAGTTGTACGGTGTGCCGGGGATCTGGATTGCGTATCCATTGTCCAATATCGCGTTAAGTGTAGTTGTTATGATCATGCTCTACAAAGACGTAAAGAAGCTCGATGCTGCGCCGCTGGAAACCGCGACGGCGTAG
- a CDS encoding U32 family peptidase: MKYALGPLLYFWPKQDVESFYEQAKSSSADIIYLGEAVCSKRREMKAKHWMDIAKELSASGKQVVLSTMALLEAPSEVNIMKKYIDNGDFAIEANDVSAIQLASESKVPFVVGPAVNTYNARTLNLFLKQGMTRWCMPVELSREWLSNVMTQCEDLNIRNKFEVEVFSHGYLPLAYSARCFTARAENKAKDDCETCCIKYPTGLQVESQEGQSVFNLNGIQTQSGYCYNLVNDLPNMHDLVDVVRLSPLGIDTFSEINNFRANEQGQKPMKIESRQCNGYWHQLAGLDVKNI; encoded by the coding sequence ATGAAATACGCATTAGGCCCTCTACTTTATTTTTGGCCAAAACAAGATGTTGAAAGCTTCTATGAGCAAGCGAAATCAAGCTCTGCCGACATCATCTACCTAGGTGAAGCCGTGTGTTCAAAGCGTCGTGAGATGAAAGCAAAACACTGGATGGATATTGCCAAAGAGCTGTCGGCTTCAGGCAAGCAAGTCGTACTTTCCACCATGGCATTGCTAGAAGCACCAAGCGAAGTCAACATCATGAAGAAGTACATTGATAACGGTGACTTTGCGATCGAAGCCAACGACGTGTCTGCGATTCAATTAGCAAGCGAAAGCAAAGTGCCTTTTGTGGTTGGCCCGGCGGTTAATACCTACAACGCACGCACTCTGAACCTGTTCTTGAAACAAGGTATGACGCGTTGGTGTATGCCTGTTGAGCTTTCTCGCGAATGGCTAAGCAACGTAATGACACAGTGCGAAGATCTTAATATCCGTAATAAGTTCGAAGTAGAAGTATTTAGCCACGGCTACCTACCACTTGCTTACTCAGCGCGTTGCTTTACCGCTCGCGCGGAAAACAAAGCCAAAGACGATTGCGAAACTTGTTGTATCAAATACCCAACAGGGCTACAAGTCGAAAGCCAAGAAGGCCAGTCGGTATTTAACCTTAACGGCATTCAGACACAATCGGGCTACTGCTACAACCTAGTTAACGATCTACCGAACATGCATGACCTAGTCGATGTGGTTCGTTTAAGCCCACTCGGCATCGATACCTTCTCTGAAATTAATAACTTCAGAGCGAACGAGCAAGGTCAAAAACCGATGAAAATTGAAAGCCGCCAATGCAACGGTTACTGGCATCAACTCGCAGGTTTAGACGTTAAGAACATCTAG
- the ubiU gene encoding ubiquinone anaerobic biosynthesis protein UbiU, with translation MELLCPAGNLPALKTAIDCGADAVYIGFKDDTNARHFAGLNFAGKKLDRAVQYVHDRNKKIHVALNTFAHPNGFERWTNAVDNAAALGVDALIIADIAVLEYAANKYPDLELHLSVQASATNAAAIDFYHKNFNVKRVVLPRVLSIHQVKQLSRNITSDVDLEVFAFGSLCIMAEGRCYLSSYMTGESPNTVGACSPAKYVRWQETETGLESRLNEILIDKYETGENAGYPTLCKGRFEADIDGERKRYHALEEPTSLNTLSMLPELFAANVASVKIEGRQRSPAYVEQVTRTWRAAIDRYLANPEQYQVEQAWNATLANVSEGTQTTLGAYHRKWQ, from the coding sequence ATGGAACTCTTATGCCCAGCAGGTAACCTACCTGCTTTGAAAACCGCCATTGATTGCGGTGCGGATGCTGTCTATATCGGATTTAAAGACGATACCAATGCCCGACACTTTGCAGGTCTTAATTTTGCGGGTAAGAAGCTCGATCGTGCCGTGCAATACGTGCATGACCGCAACAAGAAAATTCACGTTGCCTTAAATACTTTTGCTCACCCAAATGGCTTCGAACGATGGACTAACGCCGTAGACAACGCCGCAGCACTGGGTGTTGATGCGCTGATCATTGCAGACATCGCGGTGCTCGAATACGCGGCCAATAAATACCCTGACTTAGAACTGCACCTATCAGTTCAAGCTTCTGCAACCAATGCGGCGGCTATCGACTTCTACCACAAGAACTTCAATGTAAAGCGTGTGGTATTGCCTCGCGTATTGTCGATTCATCAGGTCAAACAGCTTTCTCGTAATATCACTTCTGACGTTGACCTTGAAGTATTCGCCTTTGGTAGCTTGTGCATCATGGCAGAAGGCCGTTGTTACCTCTCTTCCTACATGACAGGCGAATCACCCAATACAGTTGGTGCTTGTTCTCCAGCTAAATACGTTCGCTGGCAAGAAACAGAAACCGGCCTAGAGTCTCGCTTGAATGAAATCCTTATCGATAAGTATGAAACAGGTGAGAACGCAGGTTACCCAACGCTGTGTAAGGGTCGTTTTGAAGCGGATATCGATGGTGAACGTAAGCGCTATCACGCACTTGAAGAGCCGACTAGTCTAAACACGCTATCCATGTTGCCTGAGCTTTTCGCGGCCAATGTTGCCTCAGTGAAGATTGAAGGTCGCCAACGCAGCCCTGCTTATGTTGAACAAGTGACTCGTACTTGGCGCGCTGCTATCGATCGCTACTTAGCGAATCCTGAACAATACCAAGTAGAACAAGCTTGGAACGCGACACTGGCAAATGTATCTGAAGGTACACAAACCACGCTTGGCGCTTATCACCGTAAATGGCAATAG
- a CDS encoding sensor domain-containing protein, whose translation MPPQQLQHWFTQLTANSPFFFAVLDAQHNYFMVNERYCDIAGLSQTELAGMNDRQTLGEQFYQHLKPYYERAFNGEAIEAEVTLNETDLDTSLHFSLSPLINGKKTDYIVFHAFDTSENQVLVRSLEESEAKFHKLSQLLPDGLLLVENDYILSSNPAAARLLGFNSTTELIGEELGRLFIDEQTKTVFNNSLSSIISESGLVCLTGARCGFERKVQLHIDSTSVLGSNTQLVLIQDAQETTKQFTPANSEDAYIDALTKLYNRVGFTKRLEQFIHNETPVVMLYLDIDNLKNINDSLGHHIGDKVIKEVASRLKRLLPRQAVIGHLGGDEFGVILPEPEHPRTPETLSEKIISLINQPFDLHHFSKRLACSIGSVSFPQDGTDARILLQNADTAMYEAKDRGRNRLIKFNEQMNKEARMRLWLEIELQKALQQNGLEVWYQPKVNARDFTINGAEALVRWKHPVEGYISPAAFIPVAERAGLIEQLGRVVMREVFATVKRWKMQGILPGRVAINLSPEQFGNPKLIDYVEKLLRSTELDPSAITFELTESAVMSDSDHTLQMLNAIKKLGFALSIDDFGTGYSSLSYLARFPIDELKIDRAFISDIDTLPKQITVIENIINLGKSLDLTVVAEGVETSEQATLLSNLNCSSIQGFHFYRPQPKQDVEELFAQNRRHKN comes from the coding sequence ATGCCTCCCCAGCAACTACAACATTGGTTTACCCAGCTAACTGCAAACAGTCCGTTCTTTTTTGCAGTACTTGATGCCCAACACAACTATTTTATGGTGAATGAGCGTTACTGCGATATTGCTGGTTTAAGTCAAACCGAGCTTGCTGGGATGAATGACCGCCAAACATTGGGTGAGCAATTCTACCAACATCTTAAGCCGTATTATGAGCGAGCATTCAATGGCGAGGCGATTGAGGCTGAAGTCACTCTCAACGAAACTGACCTCGATACCAGCTTGCACTTTAGCCTCTCCCCTCTAATTAACGGCAAAAAAACCGACTACATCGTCTTTCATGCCTTCGATACCTCAGAAAACCAGGTACTTGTTCGTTCTTTAGAAGAATCCGAAGCAAAATTTCACAAGCTATCTCAACTGCTACCTGATGGGTTACTTCTTGTCGAAAATGATTACATCCTGTCGTCAAACCCGGCCGCAGCAAGGTTACTTGGATTTAACTCGACCACTGAATTGATTGGCGAAGAATTAGGTCGCCTATTTATCGATGAACAAACCAAAACAGTCTTCAACAATAGCCTTAGTTCTATTATTTCAGAGTCTGGTTTAGTTTGCTTAACGGGTGCCCGATGTGGTTTTGAACGTAAGGTTCAATTACATATCGACTCAACTTCTGTCCTTGGTAGTAATACCCAACTTGTCCTGATCCAAGACGCACAAGAAACCACAAAACAATTTACACCCGCTAACAGTGAAGATGCTTACATTGATGCACTGACTAAACTCTATAACCGAGTAGGGTTTACCAAGCGCCTTGAGCAGTTCATTCACAATGAAACTCCAGTTGTGATGCTCTATTTGGACATAGATAATCTCAAGAATATCAATGATTCACTTGGCCATCACATCGGTGACAAAGTGATTAAAGAGGTCGCTTCACGATTAAAACGTTTATTGCCTCGCCAAGCAGTTATTGGCCACTTGGGCGGTGATGAATTTGGTGTAATTCTGCCAGAGCCCGAACACCCTCGAACACCTGAAACGCTCTCTGAGAAGATCATTTCCCTGATCAATCAACCCTTCGATCTTCACCATTTTAGTAAACGCTTAGCCTGCTCTATTGGTAGTGTGAGCTTCCCTCAAGATGGTACAGACGCACGTATCTTGCTGCAAAACGCCGACACAGCTATGTACGAAGCCAAAGATCGTGGTCGTAACCGCCTGATTAAGTTCAACGAACAAATGAACAAAGAAGCGCGTATGCGGCTGTGGCTTGAGATTGAACTGCAGAAAGCACTTCAGCAAAATGGACTTGAGGTTTGGTATCAACCAAAGGTCAATGCCCGTGACTTCACCATCAACGGCGCTGAAGCACTAGTACGTTGGAAGCATCCTGTAGAAGGTTATATTAGCCCTGCGGCATTCATCCCTGTAGCGGAACGTGCTGGTCTTATCGAGCAACTTGGTCGCGTGGTTATGCGTGAAGTATTTGCGACGGTTAAGCGCTGGAAAATGCAAGGTATCCTACCTGGCCGCGTAGCGATCAACCTTTCACCAGAGCAATTCGGCAACCCAAAACTGATTGATTACGTTGAAAAACTACTACGCTCTACAGAATTAGATCCTAGTGCCATTACCTTTGAGCTCACAGAAAGTGCCGTAATGAGTGACAGTGATCACACACTGCAAATGCTGAATGCGATTAAAAAACTAGGCTTTGCTCTGTCTATCGATGATTTTGGTACCGGTTATTCTTCTCTGTCTTACTTGGCTCGCTTCCCAATTGATGAGCTTAAGATAGACCGCGCCTTCATTTCTGATATCGATACACTACCAAAGCAAATCACAGTAATCGAAAACATCATCAACCTTGGTAAATCTCTCGATTTAACTGTGGTTGCGGAAGGTGTCGAAACCAGTGAACAAGCGACGCTACTGTCGAACCTCAACTGTAGCTCCATTCAGGGATTTCATTTCTACCGTCCTCAGCCAAAACAAGATGTTGAAGAGCTATTTGCTCAGAATCGCCGTCACAAAAACTAG
- the ubiT gene encoding ubiquinone anaerobic biosynthesis accessory factor UbiT codes for MINKIRTQLVQNAASILRSPVQLLPKTVQKRALLEALKNVFKEALEDGDFEFLEDKWLKVSIKDMGLSWCISYKNEQLVVADKDVDEDVSFSGNLNDLVLIAGRKEDPDTLFFQRRLSIEGDTELGLEVKNLMDSVDLDLLPTPMKTLLNQLADFVQKGVQSPDTQSEVMNAYSN; via the coding sequence GTGATAAACAAGATTCGCACTCAACTAGTTCAAAATGCCGCATCAATTTTGCGATCTCCAGTCCAGTTATTGCCTAAAACAGTACAAAAAAGAGCCTTATTGGAAGCTCTGAAAAATGTCTTTAAAGAAGCTTTAGAGGACGGTGACTTTGAGTTCTTAGAAGACAAGTGGCTTAAAGTCTCAATAAAAGATATGGGGTTAAGTTGGTGTATTAGCTACAAAAATGAGCAACTAGTTGTAGCTGATAAAGATGTTGATGAAGATGTAAGCTTTAGCGGCAATCTTAACGATCTTGTACTCATTGCTGGCCGTAAAGAAGACCCAGATACGCTTTTCTTCCAGCGTAGGTTATCTATTGAAGGTGATACTGAACTTGGTTTAGAAGTCAAAAACTTGATGGATAGCGTCGATTTGGACTTATTACCGACACCTATGAAAACTTTGTTAAATCAATTAGCTGATTTTGTGCAGAAGGGGGTACAATCTCCAGATACACAAAGTGAGGTAATGAATGCTTATTCGAACTGA
- a CDS encoding GNAT family N-acetyltransferase — protein sequence MLIRTEAPADILVIDRLLKSVFETDAEANLVMSLRENSHLTLSLVACSDEGEVIGHLMFSPITLNGHDHNWQGLAPLAVKEEYRNQGIAKSLVEDAFSTLVDFGYPACVVLGDPAYYGRFGFKAASEFGLSCTWDVPEGAFQAIELVEGALAGHAGEIAYSPEFNDL from the coding sequence ATGCTTATTCGAACTGAAGCACCGGCAGATATACTTGTCATTGATCGTTTATTGAAATCTGTTTTTGAAACAGATGCAGAAGCTAATTTAGTTATGAGCCTGCGTGAGAATAGTCATTTAACACTATCGTTGGTGGCCTGTTCAGACGAGGGTGAGGTGATTGGTCATCTGATGTTTAGCCCTATAACCCTAAATGGTCACGATCATAATTGGCAGGGCCTTGCGCCTCTTGCGGTGAAAGAAGAATATCGCAATCAAGGTATCGCCAAGTCATTAGTTGAAGATGCTTTCTCTACTTTGGTTGATTTTGGTTACCCAGCCTGCGTTGTGCTTGGTGATCCTGCTTACTACGGTCGTTTTGGTTTTAAGGCGGCGAGTGAGTTTGGTTTGAGCTGCACTTGGGATGTGCCTGAGGGAGCCTTTCAAGCTATCGAGTTAGTTGAAGGTGCGCTTGCAGGACATGCTGGTGAGATTGCTTACAGTCCTGAGTTCAACGACTTATAA
- a CDS encoding DNA polymerase III subunit psi → MSQTHAQYLQEMGISQWELSHPERLAGYESELTSLSNDCKLLLVSPEKPQEDLAVMFERVLKSIKLDLSQALHIQPQHLSSVDFGAVEWVWFAGCESTQELKAKTLQSPLLSDINGNNQHRRDLWQQICAYD, encoded by the coding sequence ATGTCACAAACACACGCACAATACCTGCAAGAGATGGGCATTAGCCAATGGGAGCTTAGCCACCCAGAGCGTTTGGCGGGCTATGAATCTGAATTAACTTCGCTCTCGAACGATTGCAAGTTACTGTTGGTTTCGCCTGAAAAACCTCAAGAAGATCTTGCTGTGATGTTTGAGCGAGTACTCAAAAGTATCAAGCTCGACTTATCTCAAGCATTACATATTCAGCCTCAGCACCTATCTTCTGTGGATTTCGGGGCGGTTGAGTGGGTGTGGTTTGCTGGTTGCGAGTCGACTCAAGAGCTGAAGGCTAAAACACTTCAATCTCCATTACTGTCTGACATTAATGGTAATAACCAACATCGTCGCGACTTATGGCAACAAATCTGTGCTTATGACTAA
- the rimI gene encoding ribosomal protein S18-alanine N-acetyltransferase, whose translation MTNQFLPTSQQHLDAIWQIEQAAHSHPWSETMIRDLESRGACHHVLEVDGQVVGYFFAQNIVGEVTLLNIAVDPSKQGKGYGKALTEHFLDICEQADAESAWLEVRESNVNAFNLYEKAGFNEVDRRRNYYPTKQGNEDAIIMSYLFMSFS comes from the coding sequence ATGACTAATCAATTTTTACCGACTTCACAACAACATCTAGACGCAATTTGGCAGATAGAACAGGCCGCACACTCCCATCCATGGTCTGAAACTATGATCCGGGATCTTGAGAGCCGAGGCGCTTGTCATCATGTCCTTGAAGTTGATGGACAAGTGGTGGGCTATTTCTTCGCTCAAAATATTGTTGGTGAAGTGACGCTGCTTAATATTGCGGTAGACCCAAGCAAGCAAGGCAAAGGTTATGGTAAGGCACTAACTGAACATTTCCTTGATATATGTGAACAAGCTGATGCTGAAAGCGCTTGGCTGGAAGTTCGCGAAAGTAATGTGAACGCGTTTAATCTTTACGAAAAGGCAGGCTTCAACGAAGTTGATCGCCGTCGTAATTACTATCCAACTAAACAAGGCAACGAAGATGCCATCATTATGAGCTATCTTTTTATGTCTTTTAGCTAG
- the prfC gene encoding peptide chain release factor 3 has protein sequence MSFQQEVSKRRTFAIISHPDAGKTTITEKVLLFGNAIQKAGTVKGRGSNQHAKSDWMEMEKERGISVTTSVMQFPYNDCLVNLLDTPGHEDFSEDTYRTLTAVDSCLMVIDAAKGVEDRTRKLMEVTRLRDTPIVTFMNKLDRDVRDPMEVLDEVESELGMACAPISWPIGCGKEFKGVYHIHRDETILYESGHGHEIQEVRIIKGLDNPELDEAVGADLAESVREELELVIGACPEFDHELFLAGELTPVYFGTALGNFGVDHMLDGLTKWAPAPQTRQANERDVEATEEKFSGFVFKIQANMDPKHRDRIAFMRIVSGTYDQGMKMNHVRTGKNVSISDAVTFMAGDRARAEKAYAGDIIGLHNHGTIQIGDTFTQGESLKFAGIPNFAPELFRRIRLRDPLKQKQLLKGLVQLSEEGAVQVFRPMQNNDLIVGAVGVLQFDVVVARLKAEYNVEAIYEGVNVATARWVECDDAKKLEEFKRKNQSNLALDGGDNLSYIAPTMVNLNLASERFPDVQFRATREH, from the coding sequence ATGTCTTTCCAACAAGAAGTGAGCAAACGTAGAACGTTTGCGATTATCTCTCACCCGGATGCGGGTAAAACCACGATTACTGAAAAAGTTCTTTTATTCGGAAACGCGATTCAAAAAGCGGGTACCGTAAAAGGCCGTGGCTCTAACCAGCACGCTAAATCTGACTGGATGGAGATGGAAAAAGAACGTGGTATCTCGGTAACTACGTCTGTAATGCAATTCCCATACAATGATTGCCTAGTAAACCTACTCGATACTCCAGGACACGAAGATTTCTCGGAAGATACGTACCGTACGCTAACAGCGGTTGATTCTTGTTTGATGGTTATCGATGCTGCTAAAGGTGTCGAAGACCGTACTCGTAAGCTGATGGAAGTAACACGTCTTCGTGATACTCCAATCGTAACGTTTATGAACAAACTTGACCGTGATGTTCGTGACCCGATGGAAGTGCTTGATGAAGTGGAAAGCGAGCTAGGTATGGCCTGTGCTCCAATCTCATGGCCAATCGGTTGTGGTAAAGAGTTTAAAGGTGTTTACCATATTCACCGTGACGAAACGATCTTGTACGAATCTGGCCACGGTCATGAGATTCAAGAAGTTCGCATCATTAAAGGTTTGGACAACCCTGAGCTAGATGAAGCGGTAGGTGCTGATCTTGCGGAAAGCGTACGTGAAGAACTAGAGCTTGTTATTGGTGCTTGTCCGGAGTTTGATCATGAACTGTTCCTTGCTGGTGAGCTAACACCTGTTTACTTCGGTACTGCATTGGGTAACTTTGGTGTGGACCACATGCTTGATGGTCTAACGAAGTGGGCTCCTGCACCTCAAACGCGCCAAGCGAATGAGCGTGATGTAGAAGCGACAGAAGAGAAATTCTCTGGTTTCGTGTTTAAGATCCAAGCAAACATGGATCCAAAACACCGTGACCGTATCGCATTCATGCGTATCGTATCAGGTACTTACGACCAAGGCATGAAGATGAACCATGTTCGTACTGGTAAGAACGTAAGTATTTCGGATGCGGTAACCTTCATGGCGGGCGACCGTGCGCGTGCTGAAAAAGCATACGCTGGTGACATTATTGGTCTGCATAACCATGGCACAATCCAGATTGGCGATACCTTTACTCAAGGCGAAAGCTTGAAGTTTGCAGGTATTCCAAACTTCGCGCCTGAGTTGTTCCGTCGTATTCGTCTACGTGATCCTCTGAAGCAGAAGCAACTTCTCAAAGGCCTGGTTCAGCTTTCAGAAGAGGGCGCAGTACAAGTATTCCGTCCTATGCAAAACAATGATTTGATCGTTGGTGCGGTTGGTGTACTTCAGTTCGACGTGGTTGTAGCGCGCTTGAAAGCGGAATATAACGTAGAAGCTATCTACGAAGGCGTTAACGTTGCAACAGCTCGCTGGGTTGAGTGTGATGACGCTAAGAAACTAGAAGAATTCAAACGTAAGAACCAATCTAACCTCGCGTTAGATGGCGGTGACAACCTGTCTTACATTGCACCGACTATGGTGAACTTGAACCTAGCTTCTGAACGTTTCCCTGACGTTCAATTCCGAGCAACGCGCGAGCACTAA
- a CDS encoding DUF5363 domain-containing protein: MFGWVKVWIRRYDMWCKDLGLTPENKRSCVAYRRDP; the protein is encoded by the coding sequence ATGTTTGGTTGGGTAAAAGTTTGGATTAGAAGATACGACATGTGGTGTAAAGATCTTGGCTTAACACCTGAAAATAAGCGTAGCTGTGTGGCTTATCGCCGTGATCCCTAA
- a CDS encoding TatD family hydrolase, which yields MWLIAVIPKKNRQRVGKMTPPLSESPLFDTHCHADFDVFCQNIGIDQGSAPEQSIDSYLKEAKQAQVEKILIPSIGQSNWSKLDKIAKSNPNIYYALGFHPYFLEQAAEVQFSELRQLLSSKPSQCVAIGECGLDFFVDVEREKQERFFIQQMELAKVFELPLIIHERKSYNRLIELIKQYKFTLGGVIHGFSGSEQQALEWIKLGFYIGVGGTITYPRAQKTRTTIAKLPLEYLVLETDSPDMPTYGNQGNINHSKYLVTILNELFLIRKETKQSVATQIWQNSHRAFGICE from the coding sequence GTGTGGCTTATCGCCGTGATCCCTAAGAAAAACAGACAGAGAGTAGGGAAGATGACTCCTCCATTAAGTGAATCTCCGCTGTTTGATACTCATTGCCATGCGGATTTTGACGTCTTTTGCCAAAATATTGGAATTGATCAGGGATCTGCACCCGAGCAAAGCATTGATAGCTACCTTAAAGAAGCAAAACAGGCACAAGTTGAGAAGATTCTTATTCCTTCTATTGGCCAAAGTAACTGGTCGAAACTCGATAAAATCGCTAAATCTAACCCCAATATTTATTACGCTTTAGGATTTCATCCTTACTTTTTAGAGCAAGCTGCTGAGGTTCAGTTTTCAGAACTTCGTCAATTACTCTCCTCAAAACCGAGCCAATGTGTTGCTATTGGGGAGTGTGGACTCGACTTTTTTGTGGACGTTGAGAGGGAGAAACAAGAGCGATTTTTCATCCAACAAATGGAACTAGCGAAGGTATTTGAGTTGCCTTTGATCATTCATGAGAGGAAGTCTTACAACCGCCTTATTGAGCTAATAAAGCAGTACAAATTCACCTTAGGTGGTGTTATTCACGGCTTTTCTGGGAGTGAACAGCAGGCTTTGGAGTGGATCAAGCTTGGTTTCTATATTGGCGTCGGTGGAACGATAACTTACCCAAGAGCGCAAAAAACGCGCACAACCATCGCTAAACTGCCCCTAGAATACTTGGTATTGGAAACCGATTCTCCGGACATGCCAACGTATGGAAACCAGGGAAATATTAATCATTCCAAATATTTAGTTACGATATTGAATGAACTTTTTTTGATTAGAAAAGAGACAAAGCAATCGGTTGCAACGCAGATTTGGCAGAATAGCCATCGCGCATTCGGTATATGTGAATAA